A window from Nitrosopumilus adriaticus encodes these proteins:
- a CDS encoding nicotinamide-nucleotide adenylyltransferase — MRGLMMGRFQPFHLGHLDLAKQILDECDELIIAITSSQFNYLEKDPFTAGERIEMIHNSLKESSLDLTRCFVVSIENQFNVATWASYLKSTLPHFDKVYSGNDYVSMLLADSGIEVVIPKFLDRTQFNATRIRSMIISDENWKDFVPNAVYDLLTKINAKNRLAVISISDTNPTKH, encoded by the coding sequence ATGCGCGGATTGATGATGGGAAGGTTTCAGCCTTTTCATTTGGGGCATTTGGATTTAGCAAAACAAATTCTTGATGAATGTGATGAACTAATAATTGCAATTACTAGTTCTCAGTTTAATTATTTAGAAAAAGATCCTTTTACAGCAGGTGAACGAATAGAGATGATTCATAATTCTCTAAAGGAATCTTCGTTGGATTTGACTAGGTGTTTTGTAGTATCAATTGAAAACCAATTCAACGTCGCAACTTGGGCATCATATCTAAAATCTACATTACCACATTTTGATAAAGTGTATAGTGGAAATGACTATGTCTCAATGCTACTTGCTGATTCGGGAATTGAGGTGGTGATTCCTAAATTTTTAGATAGGACTCAATTCAATGCCACAAGAATCCGCTCAATGATTATCTCTGATGAAAACTGGAAAGATTTTGTTCCAAATGCAGTTTATGATTTACTGACAAAAATTAATGCAAAAAATAGGCTTGCCGTAATTTCTATATCTGATACCAATCCTACAAAACATTAA
- a CDS encoding transcription initiation factor IIB translates to MVLETVNADSVCRRCGQKSMLTDNVTGERFCSKCGFVISETLQDSGPEWRSFSKEGGADPTRTGAPTSLAMHDRGLATIISPMNKDASGKPLSSSMKSTIERLRTWDSRSKVNASADKNLRQALSQLSTLKDKLSLSDSVIEKASYIYRKALEKGLVRGRSISALIAAALYAACRDTETPRTLKDVADAGNIKKKDISRCYRILHQELELKMPVVNPVQCIARISSKLDISEKTKRYAAKVLQIAQDHEESAGKDPMGLAAAALYLSCVKNGEDRTQRDIAEASNVTEVTIRNRYKGLRLDQDTEI, encoded by the coding sequence TTGGTTTTAGAAACTGTTAATGCAGATAGTGTTTGTAGACGTTGTGGACAAAAATCCATGTTAACAGACAATGTTACAGGAGAAAGATTTTGTTCTAAATGTGGGTTTGTAATTTCTGAGACATTACAAGATTCAGGACCAGAGTGGAGATCATTTTCAAAAGAAGGCGGAGCAGATCCTACAAGAACAGGAGCCCCAACATCACTTGCTATGCACGACAGAGGACTTGCAACAATTATCAGTCCTATGAATAAAGACGCATCTGGAAAACCACTTTCATCATCTATGAAAAGTACAATTGAGAGACTAAGAACTTGGGATAGTAGGAGCAAAGTCAATGCATCTGCAGATAAAAATCTACGACAAGCCCTCAGTCAGCTATCAACATTAAAAGACAAATTATCACTTTCAGATTCAGTAATTGAGAAAGCATCATACATTTACAGAAAAGCATTGGAGAAAGGTCTAGTTAGAGGTCGCTCCATTTCAGCCCTAATTGCTGCTGCATTATATGCAGCATGCAGAGATACTGAAACTCCTAGAACTCTAAAAGATGTCGCAGATGCAGGGAATATTAAGAAAAAAGATATTTCACGATGTTATAGAATTTTACATCAAGAATTAGAACTAAAGATGCCAGTAGTTAATCCAGTTCAGTGTATTGCAAGAATTTCAAGTAAACTAGACATTTCGGAGAAGACTAAACGCTATGCTGCCAAAGTTCTGCAGATTGCTCAAGATCATGAGGAATCAGCAGGAAAAGATCCTATGGGGCTGGCAGCTGCTGCATTATACCTCTCATGTGTCAAAAATGGGGAAGATAGAACTCAAAGAGACATCGCAGAAGCCTCAAATGTGACTGAAGTGACCATTAGAAATAGATACAAAGGCCTCAGATTAGACCAAGATACGGAGATATAG
- a CDS encoding adenylate/guanylate cyclase domain-containing protein: MGKNFSDLYGNSLPDNFFDYAELSPLNADLPESTGSVLLDDLKPREYSVAFDSKCKSYCIGCVDMVNSTKISAHLGTGKISRYYQIFLNSMSKIIGEYGGTVIKNIGDCLMYYFPSSGRYNNTFGFMSCIECNLCLVEAHDFICEQLRQEGLPNLDYRISSDYGAVCIMQSTDSSSLDMIGPPVNMCSKINRIAKPNQVVVGGDFHQMAKSLKEYNFKSTSDYSLGYKFSYPVYSVSRKL, translated from the coding sequence ATGGGTAAAAACTTCTCAGATTTGTATGGTAATTCGTTGCCTGACAATTTTTTTGATTATGCTGAATTATCTCCATTAAATGCTGATTTGCCTGAATCTACAGGTTCTGTCCTTTTAGATGACTTGAAGCCACGTGAATATTCTGTTGCTTTTGATAGTAAGTGCAAGAGCTATTGCATTGGATGTGTGGATATGGTGAACTCTACTAAAATCTCTGCACATCTAGGAACAGGAAAAATCTCTCGCTACTACCAGATCTTTCTAAACTCCATGTCAAAAATTATTGGAGAATATGGTGGAACTGTAATCAAAAATATTGGGGATTGTTTAATGTATTATTTCCCTTCTTCTGGAAGATACAATAACACTTTTGGGTTTATGAGTTGCATTGAATGTAATCTGTGCTTAGTTGAAGCCCATGATTTTATTTGTGAGCAACTTCGTCAAGAAGGTTTACCAAACTTAGATTATAGAATTAGTTCTGATTATGGTGCTGTTTGTATTATGCAATCTACTGATTCATCCTCTCTTGACATGATAGGGCCTCCTGTTAACATGTGTTCCAAGATTAACCGAATTGCCAAACCAAATCAGGTTGTAGTTGGTGGGGACTTTCATCAAATGGCAAAATCCTTGAAAGAATACAATTTCAAATCTACGAGTGATTATTCCCTAGGGTACAAGTTTTCTTATCCTGTTTATTCAGTTTCGAGGAAACTTTGA
- a CDS encoding transcriptional regulator — MQILNQLKIEEPERKEVFLEILSDKYCRLILESIMNSSKSAIEISREQKIPLSTVYRRIQQLHDSHMVRTSGVITEEGKRLFLYKSKIKEVNTRFYDGKITVDVVFNTN; from the coding sequence ATGCAAATCCTAAATCAATTAAAAATCGAAGAGCCAGAAAGAAAAGAAGTTTTTCTTGAAATCTTATCTGACAAGTATTGTAGATTAATCTTAGAATCTATAATGAATTCCTCAAAATCTGCCATTGAGATATCTAGAGAACAAAAAATTCCTCTAAGCACTGTTTATAGAAGAATACAACAACTTCATGACTCACACATGGTTCGCACTTCAGGAGTAATTACTGAAGAAGGAAAAAGACTCTTCTTGTATAAGAGTAAAATCAAAGAAGTCAATACACGATTCTATGATGGAAAGATTACTGTTGATGTAGTATTCAACACAAACTAA
- a CDS encoding CxxC-x17-CxxC domain-containing protein produces the protein MYKCTCSDCGKESEVPFEPKADRPVYCRECLPKHRN, from the coding sequence ATGTACAAATGTACATGTTCTGACTGCGGCAAAGAATCTGAAGTTCCTTTTGAACCCAAAGCGGACAGACCAGTCTATTGCCGAGAATGTTTACCAAAACATCGCAATTGA
- a CDS encoding TATA-box-binding protein, protein MTETKPVIAIVNVVASATIEQKLDLVDITKKFPDVEYHPEQFPGAVFRLKTPRTATLLFGSGKMVCTGAKSEEMAIKAVNIVVQNLRKGKIKIKNEPIVTIQNIVSSINLGGKVNLEQAARTLPRSMYEPEQFPGLIHRMLDPKTVILIFASGKLVCVGARIEKDIHRSVNQIHSLLEEKNLMVYD, encoded by the coding sequence ATGACAGAAACCAAGCCAGTAATAGCAATTGTCAATGTAGTAGCATCTGCAACAATTGAGCAGAAATTAGATCTTGTAGATATAACAAAAAAATTTCCAGATGTGGAATATCATCCAGAGCAATTCCCAGGAGCAGTATTCAGACTAAAAACACCAAGAACTGCCACACTACTTTTTGGCTCAGGAAAAATGGTATGTACAGGTGCAAAATCAGAAGAGATGGCAATCAAGGCAGTAAATATTGTTGTTCAAAATTTAAGAAAGGGGAAAATCAAAATCAAAAACGAACCCATAGTTACAATTCAAAATATCGTCTCATCAATTAATCTTGGAGGCAAAGTGAATTTGGAGCAAGCAGCAAGAACACTTCCAAGAAGTATGTATGAACCAGAGCAATTCCCAGGATTGATACACAGAATGCTTGATCCAAAAACAGTAATTCTAATTTTTGCATCAGGAAAACTAGTATGTGTTGGTGCACGAATTGAAAAAGATATTCATCGCTCTGTAAATCAAATTCATAGTTTGCTTGAAGAGAAAAACTTAATGGTTTACGATTAG
- a CDS encoding transcriptional regulator produces MLGNYDAEKIASVFLELSSEQRLKIILRLEQEKTKMSVLAKELDATAPEIHRNFTRLSKAGLIEKDVDGNYGLTNFGKTVFAQINSLMFVPNHKNYFKNHTFSTLPNKFIQRIGSLNESELVTGFIKVMELWNAIYKNSEDYLYNVLVEVPYDANLIKTLTDRLKNNVKIKSIFSESANVSKERKSVINQSFFKKFIMDESIKRKMNKKSALSLF; encoded by the coding sequence ATGTTAGGAAATTATGATGCAGAAAAAATAGCATCTGTGTTTCTAGAATTATCAAGCGAGCAACGCCTTAAAATAATTCTCAGATTGGAGCAGGAAAAAACAAAGATGTCTGTTCTTGCAAAAGAACTTGATGCGACTGCTCCTGAAATACACCGAAATTTTACACGCCTTTCCAAAGCTGGATTAATTGAAAAAGATGTTGATGGTAATTATGGTTTGACAAATTTTGGCAAAACTGTATTTGCTCAAATTAATTCACTAATGTTTGTGCCAAACCACAAGAATTATTTTAAAAATCATACTTTCTCTACTCTCCCTAACAAATTTATTCAACGAATAGGTTCTCTTAATGAATCTGAACTTGTTACCGGTTTCATCAAAGTAATGGAACTTTGGAATGCTATTTACAAAAACTCTGAAGACTATCTTTACAATGTCTTAGTTGAAGTTCCCTATGATGCTAATTTGATCAAAACACTTACTGATAGACTAAAAAATAATGTAAAGATAAAATCTATTTTTTCTGAATCGGCTAATGTTTCCAAAGAAAGAAAATCTGTAATCAATCAATCTTTTTTCAAGAAATTCATTATGGATGAATCTATTAAAAGAAAAATGAATAAAAAATCAGCATTGTCCTTGTTTTAA
- a CDS encoding DUF726 domain-containing protein translates to MRPIPRISTRGYYDLSNGKTLKNNPYYFYPKPDFKKLINSKEITIMIHGLRNDNAGAVAKVILAKNRLRKLGYVFPIIGYSYDSNTKGAHLIKHAKHALAVGQIIAKKNGRNLGLFIEDFKKLSPTTKIRLMGHSLGSQVILSTLEYLSKNKQNVGLIEGVYFFGASITEDVPSSKKYGKILQNIVNKKIVNHYAPSDEVLGWADNEKYVKGPLGLNGAIGKTISKYHQKLVKPKNHRFASYAAVLSSFP, encoded by the coding sequence ATGAGGCCTATTCCAAGAATTTCAACTAGGGGGTACTATGATCTATCAAATGGAAAAACTCTCAAAAATAATCCATATTATTTTTATCCAAAACCTGATTTTAAGAAATTAATCAATTCTAAGGAAATCACCATTATGATTCATGGATTAAGAAACGATAATGCAGGTGCTGTAGCCAAAGTAATATTGGCAAAAAACCGGTTACGAAAATTAGGCTATGTATTTCCTATAATTGGGTATAGCTATGATTCTAACACAAAAGGTGCCCATTTGATAAAACATGCAAAACATGCTCTAGCAGTCGGGCAAATAATTGCAAAGAAAAATGGACGAAATCTTGGTCTGTTTATTGAAGATTTCAAGAAATTAAGTCCTACTACAAAAATTAGATTGATGGGTCATTCATTAGGATCGCAGGTAATACTGAGTACCTTGGAGTATCTCTCAAAAAATAAACAAAATGTTGGCTTGATTGAAGGTGTTTATTTTTTTGGCGCATCAATTACCGAAGATGTACCTTCATCAAAAAAATATGGAAAAATTCTTCAAAACATTGTAAATAAAAAAATTGTTAACCATTATGCTCCTTCTGATGAAGTACTTGGTTGGGCAGATAATGAAAAATATGTCAAAGGTCCGTTGGGTCTTAATGGTGCTATTGGAAAAACAATCAGCAAATATCATCAAAAACTAGTAAAACCAAAAAATCATAGATTTGCAAGTTATGCTGCAGTATTATCTTCATTTCCGTGA
- a CDS encoding EF-Tu/IF-2/RF-3 family GTPase has protein sequence MVLSVNFVVLGKQDIAAEFGKKGTVTDLSLYDRKESDIIKTWVTPTGFPEKIQPLFQAINLAEYVVFLVDKLDKFTGEQIIALDSLKKEKGILSHTFDVDESKLDAMIKGTVVENYTKVDHDKIKEAMDKLEPQSNDDPSEMVIDHCFDVKGVGTVILGKVTHGKIKQYDNLKLYPAGIDVLIKSIQMHDDPVDESTCPARVGLAVKGAKPDEVGRGDIISQEGAVDVKNEIELDFKKSPFYKSEISENQGCLVNIGLQIKAAKFTSLSPLKLKFEKPVACKKGQIAVILKPESPTIRILGSGAIQ, from the coding sequence ATGGTACTATCTGTAAATTTTGTAGTTTTAGGCAAGCAAGATATTGCAGCTGAATTTGGAAAAAAAGGAACCGTAACTGATCTTTCACTTTATGACAGAAAAGAGTCTGATATAATCAAAACATGGGTTACTCCAACAGGTTTTCCAGAAAAAATTCAGCCATTATTTCAAGCAATCAACTTAGCAGAATATGTCGTTTTTTTAGTGGATAAATTAGATAAATTCACAGGGGAGCAAATTATTGCGTTAGACTCTCTAAAAAAAGAGAAAGGCATTTTATCTCATACCTTTGATGTTGATGAATCAAAATTAGATGCTATGATCAAAGGAACTGTGGTTGAAAATTATACCAAAGTTGATCATGATAAAATTAAAGAAGCAATGGATAAACTGGAGCCACAATCAAATGATGACCCTTCTGAGATGGTAATTGATCATTGTTTTGATGTGAAAGGTGTTGGGACTGTAATTTTAGGTAAAGTAACTCATGGAAAAATAAAACAATATGATAACTTGAAACTATACCCTGCAGGAATTGACGTCTTGATAAAATCCATTCAAATGCATGATGATCCTGTAGATGAATCTACTTGTCCTGCTAGAGTTGGACTTGCAGTAAAGGGTGCAAAGCCTGATGAAGTAGGGCGTGGAGATATAATTTCGCAAGAAGGTGCAGTAGATGTAAAAAATGAGATTGAACTTGATTTTAAAAAGAGCCCCTTTTACAAAAGTGAAATTTCAGAAAATCAGGGATGTTTAGTGAATATTGGATTACAAATTAAAGCTGCAAAATTCACATCTCTCTCTCCGCTAAAGCTAAAATTTGAAAAACCTGTTGCATGCAAGAAAGGTCAAATTGCAGTAATTCTAAAACCTGAATCTCCAACAATTAGAATTCTTGGAAGCGGAGCAATTCAATAG
- a CDS encoding cobalamin B12-binding domain-containing protein yields the protein MKQKTASRSIKILVAKLGLDGHDRGALVLCRAFRDAGMEVIYSGLFATPERIAQIAEDEDVDAVAMSLLNGAHGTLFPRVVKALKKKGINDVLIVGGGVIPDIDHKDLIKSGVDHVFGPGTPLPTIINHITTGVSKLRKI from the coding sequence ATGAAGCAAAAAACTGCATCACGAAGCATCAAAATATTAGTTGCCAAGTTAGGTCTTGACGGTCATGACAGAGGCGCTTTAGTGTTATGTAGAGCATTTAGGGATGCAGGGATGGAGGTAATCTACTCAGGGTTATTTGCAACCCCAGAAAGAATTGCACAGATTGCAGAAGATGAAGATGTTGATGCTGTTGCAATGAGTTTGCTTAATGGCGCACATGGAACTCTTTTTCCAAGAGTAGTAAAGGCGTTAAAAAAGAAAGGAATTAATGACGTTCTAATAGTTGGCGGAGGAGTAATCCCAGACATTGATCATAAGGATCTTATAAAATCAGGAGTTGATCATGTATTTGGTCCAGGTACACCATTACCAACAATAATCAACCACATCACAACGGGCGTTTCAAAATTAAGAAAAATATAA
- a CDS encoding matrixin family metalloprotease: MKCHFIKSPDGYYGKEFLEVNENKKKNEIEQLEWPYKYPDGIVTYKIISHSKDIKSKKIQTKAVVVGVRAIGLHIKNIRFKRERDISKNTDIDIYFTQDDPEFIKNPQILAYAHLIPRDLSKKPDHKKIVFNDNHFWTVYGDQIPGKLIDPIHYKKDSKTKVKSESLLHVFMHEFIHKIGLRHDIKSKDAIMWPFSKSLDHPNAFVLHPRDISRLQKKYGKRELSENRITRMRNRRLARHDFKRY; this comes from the coding sequence GTGAAATGTCATTTTATAAAAAGTCCTGATGGGTATTACGGAAAAGAATTTTTAGAGGTAAATGAAAATAAGAAAAAAAATGAAATTGAGCAATTAGAATGGCCATACAAATATCCAGATGGAATTGTCACATACAAAATAATTTCACATTCAAAAGATATCAAATCAAAAAAAATTCAAACCAAAGCAGTAGTGGTAGGAGTAAGAGCCATAGGGCTTCATATTAAAAATATCAGATTCAAACGAGAAAGAGACATTTCAAAAAATACAGATATAGATATCTATTTTACACAGGATGATCCTGAATTTATAAAAAATCCACAAATTTTAGCTTATGCACACTTAATCCCAAGAGATTTATCAAAAAAACCAGATCATAAAAAAATTGTTTTTAATGACAATCATTTTTGGACAGTTTATGGAGATCAAATACCAGGTAAACTAATTGATCCCATACATTACAAAAAAGATAGTAAGACCAAAGTTAAATCAGAATCACTGTTACATGTGTTCATGCATGAATTTATACATAAAATTGGACTACGTCATGATATTAAAAGTAAGGATGCCATAATGTGGCCTTTTTCAAAATCTCTTGATCATCCAAATGCCTTCGTATTGCATCCGAGAGACATTTCAAGACTACAAAAAAAATATGGTAAAAGAGAACTTTCAGAAAACAGAATTACACGAATGAGAAATAGAAGGCTAGCTAGGCACGATTTTAAAAGATATTAA
- a CDS encoding DNA-binding protein produces the protein MSNNSKDTIFIGKKPLMTYVTSAIIQLATMPLITIKARGMTIAHAVDVAQIVLQKTKPAFVIGDVKIGSESLVSQDGKNRDVSSIEISLKRAEA, from the coding sequence ATGTCAAACAATTCTAAAGATACAATTTTCATTGGAAAAAAACCATTGATGACCTATGTCACATCAGCAATTATTCAATTAGCTACCATGCCTTTAATCACAATTAAAGCAAGAGGTATGACTATTGCTCATGCAGTGGATGTAGCTCAAATAGTACTGCAAAAAACAAAACCAGCATTTGTCATCGGCGATGTTAAAATTGGTTCAGAATCATTAGTATCTCAAGATGGTAAAAACCGAGATGTTTCATCAATTGAAATTTCGCTAAAAAGGGCAGAAGCATAA
- a CDS encoding transcription initiation factor IIB — MVTTNQDSLCLRCGKNSLLTDDVTGERFCGKCGFVISETSQDSGPEWRSFSKDGGADPARTGAPSSLMIHDMGLSTVINPINKDASGKPLSTSMKSTIERLRTWDSRSQVHEPIDRNLRQALSDLNKLKDKVAIPANVLEKASYIYRKALEKKLVRGRSIAAMIAASLYAACRDTETPRTLKDIADAANVKRKDIARCYRLLHHELELKMPVVDSIQCIARISSKLDISEKTKRYAVKVLKDAQERKESAGKDPMGLAATALYLSCVHNGVSITQRDLAEAAGVTEVTIRNRYKGLKADQSSKSEI, encoded by the coding sequence ATGGTAACTACCAATCAAGACTCTCTTTGTTTACGTTGCGGAAAAAATTCTTTGCTTACCGACGATGTTACAGGAGAAAGATTTTGTGGTAAATGTGGGTTTGTAATTTCTGAGACATCTCAAGATTCAGGTCCTGAATGGAGATCATTTTCAAAAGACGGTGGTGCAGATCCTGCAAGAACTGGTGCACCATCATCTTTGATGATTCACGACATGGGATTGTCCACAGTAATTAATCCAATTAACAAAGATGCTTCTGGAAAGCCACTTTCCACATCAATGAAAAGTACAATTGAGAGACTCAGAACTTGGGATAGTAGAAGTCAAGTTCATGAACCTATTGATAGGAATCTTAGACAAGCGTTAAGCGATTTAAATAAATTAAAAGACAAGGTTGCCATCCCTGCAAATGTTCTTGAAAAAGCATCATACATTTACAGAAAAGCTTTGGAGAAAAAACTTGTTCGAGGTCGTTCTATTGCAGCAATGATTGCAGCATCACTTTATGCTGCATGCAGAGACACTGAAACTCCTAGAACCCTAAAAGATATTGCTGATGCTGCAAATGTAAAACGAAAAGATATTGCAAGATGCTATAGATTACTTCACCATGAATTGGAATTAAAAATGCCTGTTGTAGATTCCATTCAGTGTATTGCAAGAATTTCAAGTAAACTAGACATTTCGGAGAAGACTAAACGTTATGCTGTTAAAGTTCTAAAAGATGCGCAGGAACGCAAAGAATCTGCAGGAAAAGATCCTATGGGACTGGCAGCTACTGCATTATACTTGTCATGTGTTCATAATGGGGTATCGATAACTCAAAGAGACCTTGCAGAAGCTGCAGGTGTTACTGAAGTAACAATTAGAAATCGATACAAGGGTCTCAAAGCAGATCAGAGTTCCAAATCAGAAATTTAG
- the ilvC gene encoding ketol-acid reductoisomerase: MCSILKKFMAKTWKDNEISLDPIKDQTVAVIGYGIQGDAQANNMKDSGLNVIIGLKEGGNSWKKAEADGHKVMSVADATKQGDIIHILIPDMIQGQVYKDEIGPNLSEGKALSFSHAAAIYWKWIEAPSNVDLIMVAPKGPGSKVRETYLDNFGTPAIVAVEQDFTGKAWDRTLGIAKAIGSARAGLIKTAFKEEVETDWFGEQADLCGGAASMVTNAFETLVEAGYQPEIAYFEVLHELKLIVDMIQRYGINGMWRRVSETARYGGLTRGPMVMDSANKENMKKVLTMIQDGTFNNEWISEYQKNGKDAFDKYMKEYDGHQIEKVGKEMRKMMWPDSTE; encoded by the coding sequence ATTTGCAGCATTCTTAAAAAATTCATGGCAAAAACATGGAAGGATAACGAAATCAGCCTTGATCCAATTAAAGATCAAACTGTCGCTGTAATCGGTTATGGAATCCAAGGTGATGCACAAGCTAACAACATGAAAGACTCTGGTCTAAATGTAATAATTGGTCTTAAAGAAGGCGGTAACAGCTGGAAAAAGGCAGAAGCTGATGGTCACAAAGTAATGTCTGTTGCTGATGCAACAAAACAAGGAGACATTATACACATTTTGATTCCAGATATGATTCAAGGACAAGTATACAAGGATGAAATCGGACCAAATCTTTCTGAAGGAAAAGCATTGTCATTTTCTCATGCAGCTGCAATCTATTGGAAATGGATTGAAGCTCCAAGTAATGTAGACTTAATCATGGTTGCCCCAAAAGGACCTGGTTCAAAAGTTAGAGAAACATATCTTGATAATTTTGGAACTCCTGCAATTGTTGCAGTAGAACAAGATTTTACAGGAAAAGCTTGGGATAGAACATTAGGAATTGCAAAAGCAATTGGAAGTGCAAGAGCTGGATTGATCAAAACTGCTTTCAAAGAGGAAGTAGAAACTGATTGGTTTGGTGAACAAGCAGACCTTTGTGGTGGTGCAGCTTCTATGGTTACAAATGCATTTGAGACTCTAGTTGAAGCAGGATATCAGCCTGAAATTGCATACTTTGAAGTTTTACATGAGCTCAAACTCATCGTAGATATGATTCAGAGATATGGAATTAATGGTATGTGGAGACGTGTAAGTGAAACTGCGAGATATGGTGGTCTAACACGTGGCCCCATGGTAATGGATTCTGCAAATAAAGAAAATATGAAAAAAGTTCTTACCATGATTCAAGATGGTACATTCAACAACGAGTGGATTTCTGAATATCAGAAAAACGGTAAAGATGCATTTGACAAATACATGAAAGAATATGACGGACACCAAATTGAAAAAGTTGGTAAAGAAATGCGTAAAATGATGTGGCCTGATTCCACAGAATAA